The following are encoded together in the Bradyrhizobium sp. CCGUVB1N3 genome:
- a CDS encoding TetR/AcrR family transcriptional regulator, whose protein sequence is MAEKPAIRDSIRTQEKILAAAQVEFARRGFDGARVDAIVERAKISKNLLYHYFRSKEDLYIRILERTYETLRRRQSDVSVNGLDPLNAMIRLCENTFRVFVEEPDVIVILNTENLHRAKHIVKSTIIRTMYDKLSENLREILQAGVQQGIFRQGVDPVELYISMSALGYFYLSNQHTLSILFKRKLGAPENIERRQAHLVDMVVSYLMRKPEPGDWTPSLARGS, encoded by the coding sequence ATGGCGGAAAAACCCGCTATCCGAGATTCGATCCGAACGCAGGAAAAGATCCTCGCGGCAGCGCAGGTCGAGTTCGCACGCCGCGGATTCGATGGCGCCCGTGTCGACGCCATCGTGGAGCGGGCCAAGATCAGCAAGAATCTGCTCTACCACTATTTTCGCAGCAAAGAGGATCTCTACATCCGCATTCTCGAGCGGACCTATGAGACTTTGCGCAGGCGTCAGAGCGACGTGTCAGTCAATGGCCTCGATCCACTCAATGCGATGATCCGCTTGTGCGAGAACACTTTTCGGGTCTTTGTCGAAGAGCCTGACGTCATCGTGATCCTGAATACCGAGAACCTGCATCGCGCCAAGCACATTGTTAAATCAACGATCATCCGGACGATGTACGACAAGCTATCGGAAAACCTGCGCGAAATTCTGCAAGCCGGGGTCCAGCAGGGAATCTTTCGCCAAGGCGTCGATCCTGTCGAGCTGTACATCTCTATGTCCGCTCTGGGATACTTCTATCTGTCGAACCAGCACACGCTATCCATCCTCTTCAAGCGAAAGCTGGGGGCGCCCGAGAATATCGAGCGCCGGCAGGCCCATCTCGTCGACATGGTTGTCAGCTACCTAATGCGGAAACCCGAACCGGGCGATTGGACTCCGTCGCTAGCGCGCGGGTCCTGA
- a CDS encoding site-specific integrase, whose amino-acid sequence MASASITIRAVQGLAPGEAIWDAGHKEAVRGFGVRRQRDQATYVLKYRLFGRQRFFTIGPHGSPWTPEKARREAKRLLGLVADGKDPADTKAEANLQAADTLRKVTDEYLGVAKKKQRPRTYSETERYLLIAWKPLHSISVFKITRRHVAARVADVAAQQGAVSAARARTALSTLFNWAIREGLDIPGNPVLGTNRPDQPTSRDRVLSDAELAEVWRACGDDDYGLIVRLLILTAQRRDEVGGMQWPELDAAAERWNLPSARTKNHREHVLPLVPAALALLPSRRDDRDWVFGDGPRRKGDKHRGFSGWSKSKAALDRRILAARQTVDEDAKPLPHWTVHDLRRTAATVMADRLGVLPHVIEAILNHVSGHRAGVAGIYNRARYETEMRDALERWTEHLAWIVPQCGALSAGPPPNEPSG is encoded by the coding sequence ATGGCATCGGCAAGTATCACGATCAGGGCTGTGCAGGGCCTCGCCCCGGGTGAAGCCATCTGGGATGCGGGTCATAAGGAGGCGGTGCGCGGCTTTGGCGTACGGCGTCAGCGCGACCAAGCGACCTATGTCCTCAAGTACCGGTTGTTCGGCCGCCAGCGGTTCTTCACGATCGGACCGCACGGGTCGCCCTGGACGCCTGAGAAGGCGCGCCGGGAAGCCAAGCGATTACTGGGACTGGTCGCGGACGGGAAGGACCCGGCAGACACCAAAGCAGAGGCCAACCTCCAAGCGGCCGACACACTCCGCAAGGTTACGGACGAATACCTCGGCGTTGCAAAGAAGAAGCAGCGACCCCGGACGTACTCCGAGACCGAACGCTACTTGTTGATCGCGTGGAAGCCCTTGCACTCAATCTCGGTGTTCAAGATCACCCGCCGCCATGTTGCGGCGCGAGTCGCTGATGTTGCAGCGCAGCAAGGGGCGGTCTCCGCCGCTCGCGCTCGGACAGCCCTATCCACACTGTTCAATTGGGCCATTCGAGAGGGCCTCGACATTCCGGGAAACCCGGTCCTCGGCACCAACCGCCCCGATCAGCCGACGTCCCGAGACCGGGTGCTATCCGATGCAGAACTAGCCGAGGTTTGGCGGGCATGTGGTGATGACGACTACGGACTTATAGTGCGCTTGCTGATCCTGACAGCTCAGAGACGGGACGAGGTCGGGGGAATGCAATGGCCCGAGCTCGACGCAGCAGCCGAGCGTTGGAACCTCCCCAGCGCTCGGACCAAGAACCACCGTGAGCACGTACTGCCACTCGTCCCAGCTGCCTTGGCTCTGTTACCGTCCCGCCGGGATGATCGCGACTGGGTCTTTGGTGATGGTCCTCGCCGAAAGGGCGACAAACACCGTGGGTTCTCCGGCTGGTCGAAATCAAAGGCCGCGCTTGATAGGCGCATTCTTGCCGCGCGGCAGACGGTAGATGAGGACGCTAAGCCCCTACCCCATTGGACCGTACATGATCTCCGTCGCACGGCTGCAACCGTGATGGCGGATCGGTTGGGCGTCTTGCCGCATGTCATAGAAGCGATCTTGAACCACGTGAGTGGCCACCGAGCAGGCGTGGCCGGGATTTACAATCGGGCTCGTTACGAAACCGAAATGCGAGATGCGCTGGAGCGCTGGACTGAACACCTAGCTTGGATTGTGCCGCAATGCGGTGCTCTATCGGCAGGCCCGCCACCCAACGAGCCAAGTGGCTAA
- a CDS encoding sugar phosphate isomerase/epimerase: MADLRRFAINQITTRDWTLEQAVNGYARQGVAGIGVWMEYLDACGVRQGARLIRDAGLFVPSLCTSAWVNIADRAGFDAAVAENRRRLDAAAEIGATALVVVPGSLATGEKDLPAARSRVLGALEQLLPYALEVGVVLGIEPLHPMYAADRSCLNTFAQCLDICRRLGQGTGIVADTYHCWWDPEFVPGLRQAGPENILTFHLGDWLVPTRDVYHDRGMVGDGVVDFGAYRAVLDEMGYDGPFEIELFSKFDWWLRDGDETVAVAVDRCAPLVGERQKAPC; encoded by the coding sequence ATGGCTGACTTGCGTCGTTTCGCGATCAATCAGATCACGACACGGGACTGGACCCTCGAGCAAGCCGTGAACGGCTATGCCCGACAGGGCGTCGCCGGCATCGGTGTCTGGATGGAATACCTGGATGCCTGTGGCGTTCGTCAGGGCGCAAGGCTGATCCGCGATGCTGGTCTGTTCGTGCCCAGCCTTTGCACGAGCGCCTGGGTCAATATTGCGGATCGCGCCGGCTTTGATGCCGCCGTCGCGGAGAACCGCAGGCGTCTCGATGCGGCCGCCGAGATCGGGGCAACGGCCCTGGTTGTCGTTCCCGGGAGCCTTGCGACCGGTGAAAAGGATCTGCCCGCGGCGCGGTCGCGGGTCCTTGGTGCGCTCGAACAGCTCTTACCCTATGCGCTGGAGGTCGGTGTGGTTTTGGGCATCGAGCCCCTGCACCCGATGTATGCCGCAGACCGCTCCTGTCTGAACACCTTTGCTCAGTGCCTCGACATTTGCCGCAGGCTTGGCCAAGGAACAGGAATCGTCGCCGACACCTATCACTGCTGGTGGGATCCGGAATTCGTGCCGGGGCTGCGCCAGGCGGGGCCGGAAAATATCCTGACGTTCCATCTGGGCGACTGGCTTGTGCCGACGCGCGATGTATACCATGACAGAGGCATGGTCGGCGATGGTGTAGTCGACTTTGGGGCTTACCGAGCGGTTCTCGACGAGATGGGTTACGACGGGCCGTTCGAGATCGAACTGTTTTCCAAGTTCGACTGGTGGCTTCGTGATGGTGACGAAACAGTTGCCGTGGCGGTCGACCGCTGCGCGCCGCTGGTCGGTGAACGACAGAAGGCTCCGTGCTGA